Proteins co-encoded in one Candidatus Nitrosacidococcus tergens genomic window:
- the dnaE gene encoding DNA polymerase III subunit alpha: MSFVHLRLHTEYSMVDGLVRIKPLIQAALRAKMPALAITDQNNIFGIVKFYRSACTAGIKPIIGADFLLASQEENNHFSRFTLLCQNHVGYQNLSYLLSRAYRERQVQGTPYIQWDWIKDHNEGLIVLSGGYEGNIGQALLSNNTNKSKQLLANWSKQFPDRFYLELHRTGRENEEQYLHAAVDLALVSGIPVVATNNVRFLHQDDFEAHEARICIHEGWTLNDPRRTYPCSNQQYFRTPLEMEALFSDLPEALENTIEIAKRCNLEITLGANYLPDFPIPEEAETTELFLQSEAKNGLIKRLNQLYPKQEDQRVHQDRYESRLAKELAVIEQMGFAGYFLIVADFIHWAKENKIPVGPGRGSGAGSLVAYALGITDLDPLAFDLLFERFLNPERVSLPDFDVDFCMERRDKVIDYVSQRYGQDRVSQIITYGSMAAKAVVRDVGRVLGHPYGFVDQIAKLIPFDPRMTLEKALKESEGLAARYQTEEEVRFLIDLAKKLEGITRNAGKHAGGIVIAPKKIIEYVPDYCEQGASGGVTQFDKDDLEAIGLVKFDFLGLRTLTILDWALTAINRQRSAENLPLLDLATLPRDDKKTYSLLKKCATTAIFQLESRGIKDLIKRLQPDCFEDIIALVALFRPGPLQSGMVDDYINRKHGRAKVSYFHPDLAPILKPTYGVIVYQEQVMQIAQVLAGYTLGNADLLRRAMGKKKPEEMAKQREIFITGAKSQNVDEQIATDIFDLMEKFAEYGFNKSHSAAYAFIAYQTAYLKAHYPAPYMAAVLSSDMDNTEKVVGFIEESKNMGLNILPPNINTSYYYFEAQNQTEIRYGLGAIKGVGKAALEGIIKDREQHGVYRDLFDFCSRIDLRKTNRRVLEVLIQAGALDIFGKNRATLEASLTHALSLAEQVSYNKAVGQNDLFGLNIISDKKEANSYLEIAPWDQEKQLILEKNALGYYLSGNPIDSHLSELKEITTATLRNIIGQSYLKRGRQQVVIGGLIESIRISKASQKGRNGFITLNDQSARLEVKVFAEVYNSNQKLIQPDQIVVIEGKSGWDSYTDQISVTAEHIYTLDQAREVFAKWLEINIDGTKLKRESIIELAQILTPFQQQEGCQIRISYHDNQIIVPIILGKQWYIRPTENLLSNLNLLSEIQYTKVHY; encoded by the coding sequence ATGTCTTTTGTACACCTTCGACTTCATACTGAATACTCTATGGTAGATGGCTTGGTACGAATTAAACCATTAATTCAGGCTGCACTTAGAGCAAAAATGCCAGCACTTGCCATCACTGATCAAAACAATATATTTGGAATAGTCAAATTTTATCGATCAGCATGTACCGCAGGAATAAAACCTATTATCGGAGCTGATTTCTTATTAGCTAGCCAAGAGGAAAACAATCACTTTAGTCGCTTTACGCTATTATGCCAAAATCATGTAGGTTACCAAAACTTATCTTACTTACTCTCTCGTGCTTATCGTGAAAGGCAAGTACAAGGAACACCCTATATACAATGGGATTGGATAAAAGATCACAATGAAGGGTTAATTGTATTATCTGGGGGTTATGAAGGAAATATAGGTCAAGCGTTATTATCGAATAACACTAATAAAAGTAAGCAATTGCTTGCAAATTGGAGTAAGCAATTTCCCGATCGTTTTTATTTAGAGCTCCATCGCACTGGTAGAGAAAATGAAGAGCAGTATCTTCACGCAGCAGTGGATCTTGCTTTAGTTTCAGGTATTCCTGTAGTAGCTACTAATAATGTTCGATTTTTGCATCAGGATGATTTTGAAGCTCACGAAGCGAGGATCTGTATTCATGAAGGATGGACACTCAATGATCCTCGTCGCACATACCCCTGTAGTAATCAGCAATACTTTCGTACACCATTAGAGATGGAAGCGTTATTTTCTGATCTTCCAGAAGCATTGGAGAATACGATAGAAATTGCTAAGCGATGTAATCTTGAGATCACTTTAGGTGCGAACTATCTTCCAGATTTTCCTATTCCTGAAGAGGCGGAAACTACTGAATTGTTTCTCCAATCTGAGGCAAAAAATGGCTTAATAAAGCGGCTTAATCAGCTGTATCCCAAGCAAGAAGATCAGAGAGTCCATCAAGATCGCTACGAATCTAGACTTGCAAAGGAGCTGGCTGTGATTGAACAGATGGGCTTTGCAGGATACTTTTTAATCGTTGCTGATTTTATTCACTGGGCCAAGGAAAATAAAATTCCTGTGGGACCAGGTAGGGGATCAGGGGCAGGATCTTTAGTGGCTTATGCCCTAGGAATTACCGATTTGGATCCTTTAGCCTTTGATCTACTTTTTGAGCGATTTCTTAATCCAGAGCGGGTTTCCTTGCCTGATTTTGACGTTGATTTTTGTATGGAACGGCGAGATAAAGTTATTGATTATGTAAGTCAACGCTATGGTCAAGATCGAGTCTCTCAAATCATTACCTATGGCAGTATGGCAGCTAAAGCAGTGGTACGGGATGTTGGGAGAGTGCTTGGCCACCCCTACGGCTTTGTAGATCAAATTGCAAAACTGATTCCATTTGATCCAAGGATGACTTTGGAAAAAGCATTAAAAGAATCTGAAGGACTGGCAGCTCGTTATCAAACAGAAGAAGAAGTCCGTTTTCTTATTGATTTAGCTAAGAAACTAGAAGGCATTACTCGCAACGCAGGAAAGCATGCAGGAGGAATAGTCATTGCTCCAAAAAAGATCATTGAATACGTACCCGATTATTGTGAACAGGGAGCAAGTGGTGGGGTTACCCAGTTTGATAAAGATGATCTGGAAGCGATTGGCTTAGTAAAATTTGACTTTCTTGGACTACGTACCTTAACAATCCTTGATTGGGCGCTTACTGCTATTAATCGGCAACGAAGTGCCGAAAATCTACCTTTGCTAGATCTTGCTACCTTACCTAGGGATGATAAAAAAACTTATAGTTTACTTAAGAAATGTGCAACCACAGCTATTTTTCAGTTAGAGTCTAGGGGCATTAAGGATCTTATTAAAAGGTTACAGCCAGATTGTTTTGAAGATATTATTGCATTAGTCGCATTATTTCGCCCAGGACCGCTTCAATCCGGAATGGTTGATGATTATATTAACCGTAAGCATGGGCGAGCAAAAGTCAGTTACTTCCACCCAGATTTAGCACCAATTCTTAAACCTACCTATGGAGTCATTGTTTATCAAGAACAAGTGATGCAGATTGCCCAAGTCTTAGCAGGATATACGCTAGGTAATGCAGATTTACTGCGTCGAGCGATGGGTAAGAAAAAACCTGAAGAAATGGCAAAGCAGCGAGAAATTTTTATTACTGGAGCAAAATCACAGAATGTAGATGAACAAATTGCAACAGATATTTTTGATTTAATGGAAAAATTTGCTGAATATGGGTTTAATAAATCCCACTCAGCTGCCTATGCATTTATTGCATATCAAACCGCTTATTTAAAAGCCCATTATCCAGCACCCTATATGGCAGCAGTGCTTTCCTCTGATATGGATAATACAGAAAAAGTAGTTGGCTTCATAGAAGAGAGCAAGAATATGGGATTAAATATTCTTCCGCCTAATATTAATACTAGTTATTATTATTTTGAAGCACAAAATCAAACAGAGATTCGCTACGGTTTAGGAGCGATTAAAGGGGTAGGCAAAGCTGCTTTAGAAGGAATTATAAAAGATAGAGAGCAGCATGGGGTTTATAGGGATTTATTTGATTTTTGCTCTCGGATTGATCTCAGAAAAACAAACCGACGGGTATTAGAGGTATTAATTCAAGCAGGTGCTTTAGATATTTTTGGAAAAAATAGAGCTACTTTAGAAGCATCTTTAACCCATGCTTTATCGTTAGCAGAACAAGTATCTTATAATAAAGCTGTCGGGCAAAATGATCTATTTGGACTAAATATAATTTCTGATAAAAAAGAAGCTAACAGCTACCTAGAGATAGCACCATGGGATCAAGAAAAACAACTTATTTTAGAGAAAAATGCTTTAGGATATTACTTAAGTGGAAATCCTATAGATAGTCACCTTTCTGAATTAAAAGAAATAACTACAGCTACACTTAGAAATATTATTGGACAATCCTATTTAAAGCGAGGTCGGCAACAAGTTGTGATCGGTGGATTGATAGAATCAATCCGTATTAGCAAAGCAAGTCAAAAAGGGCGAAATGGATTTATCACCTTAAATGATCAAAGTGCTAGACTAGAAGTAAAGGTATTTGCTGAAGTATATAACTCTAATCAAAAATTGATACAACCTGATCAAATTGTGGTGATTGAAGGAAAATCTGGATGGGATTCTTATACAGATCAAATTTCGGTTACTGCAGAGCACATTTATACGTTAGATCAGGCTCGTGAAGTATTTGCAAAGTGGTTAGAAATCAATATAGATGGTACTAAACTGAAAAGAGAATCTATTATAGAGTTAGCACAGATACTGACTCCTTTTCAGCAGCAAGAAGGATGTCAAATCCGTATTTCTTATCATGATAACCAGATTATTGTACCGATTATTCTCGGCAAGCAATGGTATATTCGTCCAACAGAGAATCTATTATCTAATCTCAATTTACTTTCAGAAATTCAATATACTAAAGTGCATTATTAA